The Oncorhynchus nerka isolate Pitt River linkage group LG3, Oner_Uvic_2.0, whole genome shotgun sequence genome includes the window gtattttttttaaacaatgttgTCGATTTTTCAAAACAGAGTCTGCAAGACACAGAACTCTGTTGCAAAACACTAAATGATTTTTCAAAATGTAGTTGCCTTCTCGAAACACAAATACATTCATCAGAACTATGACCGTTGACCGTTGAACCAACATGAAATAGACATATTcacccccctgagtcaatactttgtagaagaacCTTTGACAGCCATTACAGCTGGGGGTTGTTCTGGgtaaagtctctaagagctttgtagaagaacctttggcagccattacagctgggGGTTGTTCTGGgtaaagtctctaagagctttgtagaagaacctttggcagccattacagctgggGGTTGTTCTGGgtaaagtctctaagagctttgtagaagaacctttggcagccattacagctgggGGTTGTTCTGGgtaaagtctctaagagctttgtagaagaacctttggcagccattacagctgggGGTTGTTCTGGgtaaagtctctaagagctttgtagaagaacctttggcagccattacagctgggGGTTGTTCTGGgtaaagtctctaagagctttccacacctggatcattgctagacaaccctTTTCAGGTCTCTGccgtagattttcaagtagatttaagtcaaaactgtaactcagtcactcaggaacattcactgtcttcttggtaagaaactccagtgttgatttggccttgtgtttttaggttattgtcctgctgaatgtATCATCAAGGCAGACTTCCGGGTTTTCCTCTGGGATTTTGCTCCATtcagtttcttttttatcctgaaaacctctccagtccttaacgattacaagcatacccataacggaAAACCTCCccggtccttaacgattacaagcatacccataacggaAAACCTCCccggtccttaacgattacaagcatacccataacggaAAACCTCCccggtccttaacgattacaagcatacccataacggaAAACCTCccggtccttaacgattacaagcatacccataacggaAAACCTCCccggtccttaacgattacaagcatacccataacggaAAACCTCCccggtccttaacgattacaagcatacccataacggaAAACCTCCccggtccttaacgattacaagcatacccataacggaAAACCTCccggtccttaacgattacaagcatacccataacggaAAACCTCCccggtccttaacgattacaagcatacccataacggaAAACCTCCccggtccttaacgattacaagcatacccataacggaAAACCTCCccggtccttaacgattacaagcatacccataacggaAAACCTCCccggtccttaacgattacaagcatacccataacggaAAACCTCCccggtccttaacgattacaagcatacccataacggaAAACCTCCccggtccttaacgattacaagcatacccataacggaAAACCTCCccggtccttaacgattacaagcatacccataacggaAAACCTCCccggtccttaacgattacaagcatacccataacggaAAACCTCCACGGTCCTTAACgaatacaagcatacccataacggaAAACCTCccggtccttaacgattacaaagCATACCCATAACGGAAAACCTCCccggtccttaacgattacaagcatacccataacggaAAACCTCCccggtccttaacgattacaagcatacccataacggaAAACCTCCccggtccttaacgattacaagcatacccataacggaAAAACTCCAGTCTTTGTGATTcaatttgtgtttgaaattcactgctcgactgagagaccttacagataattgtatgtgtggggcacagagatgttaaacactattatcgcacacagagtgaatccatgcaacttattacgtgacttgataagcaaatgtttactcttGAGCTTATTTAGTCTTGCCATAAAAAacaggagttgaatacttattgactcaatacatttcagcttAAGCATTTTacgtaaaaatgtctaaaaacacaattccacctcgacattatggggtgttttacacttaatccattttaaattcaggctgtaacaacagaaATGAGGAAAAAAGTAAAAGggtatgaatagtttctgaaggctcTTTACTCGGTGGAGAAAACTATAAAAGAACATATCAATAAGTAGTGTCTCTCAACCAAAATAACTTTTGTTATTAGGTTAATGTTGGGTCATGAATTTGAACAAAACAGACGTGTACAGTATCAAGGGAGTGATCCGTGTTAAAGCGGAGGTTGTTTGTAATGGTTTACCTGGTAAAGGAGAAAGGTGACAACAGAGATGACCATCAGTATGTTGGCTGCGACCAGTCCTGCTAGAGCTAGTCGGACTGACGTTTCTCCGTCGTCACTCGCTCTCTGGGCCTCTGGCAACGAgcagcctggttcctctacagAAGGAAGGTCACACATATAGACTCAGTTTCATTGACTGTAGCTCTTTCCTAAcagtcaatgaccaaaagcggcctcatgggtggaacgtTATTCATATTTATTATAATTAATCATGTTTGGGGTTTTGTTTCTGccgaaaatctggtgtttctatgtcaaacggttttgttatatttcagtcttctgtgatgtatataaagtgaaatattgAGATGCAAACTCCAAATGTaacacatttcaactctatatctgacacggtacaggtgtcttctttttgttAAGcctataaccatgtgtgtgaggtggatacGCTTGTTTCAGACAACCAGGAAACACTCTGTGTTATCCTGTAGAATAAGGTTATTAAGGAATTCAAGAGGTTTAAACAAATCCGTTTCTTTTCACTAAACCCGAACATAAAAATATACACCTGTAACTAGAATCTTCCCCCAAATCTCCCATCAAACTTCATAGTCCACGTTACAGCTTCATACACAGTTGTATTATCTCAGTATACGTTAGTATACAGACTTACCTGGTATGAAGAGAAGAGTACCATTTCCCAACCTCCTGAGGTATGGCGGAGGGTACATCACCTCTATACcacagtagtacaggtcagtgtcGTTACCCCGGAGACCAGAAATAGTCAGGTTCACCCTGCCTGGCCCTAACTGGCCCCGACAACgcacctcctccactccctccacctgGAAGGATGTCTGGTTGTGGGTGAAGGAGGAGGTGCACACCTCCTGCTTCCCCTCCCTGTACACCCCCCGGTACAGAGTGACTCTTAGCTCCTCCGGTTCATGTCTCCCTGTGTGGTGGTAGGAGCAGAACAGCTCCACCTCACCACGAAAACCGACCACACGGTACGGCTGGGTGACCCTCAGCGCTggggagagaggcgggagagaggtggacagagagaggtagagagcagcagaaagagggagagagaggagagagagagaggggaaaggtcaGATTCCCTCACTGCTGTTGCTGAGCTTGTATCTTATACAGCTCCACATTATCCAGAAACAGGGGTCCACCTCATAACACCTGAGGTcccaacaacacaatacaactaACAACTAACTCTGCATTGACTAAATCTAGTCCTAAAATAAATATATCATATTTGAAAATAACTCACCATTCCACACTGGGAGGTAAAGACCGAGACAGAGAAATGTCAACAGGCTGAGACTCATGACGACGAGAAAGAAATGTTCCTCCAAAAAAATAATCTTGTCAGTCTTTTATATAaccaagtgttttggaaagagtTTGAGATGGTGCTCTGATACATACGCCATAGAAAAGCCCATATGTAACTCAGTACCAGTAATCTCAAAACCACCCAGTCCCTGAGTAGCCTATACAGTTCACTATTCTGCTAAAATAGGTTCCAATAACAACGGAAAATATGCAAAGTgaatataaagagagaaagagaaaaaaaaaccGCCCTAAGTACCACAATGAAACGATTAGTCATAATGAAAATGCTGATTAGTGAGATTTTTTTACCCTTTTTGACGTCATCAGTGTTGATTGGAACATATTTGGTGCTGCAGTGATAATACTCAACGATGGACGATCGGGGTTACACCTCTATTGTGGTagatattttatttaacctttatttaatgagGCAaattacaaattcttatttacaaagacggcctaccaaaaggcctcctgtggggacgggggggGGTCTGGGATTTAAAATACAAATATAAGACACAACACAAATCAGGACAAGAGAgacaagacaccacaacactacatagagagagacaccacaacactacatagagagagacaccacaacactacatagagagagacaccacaacactacatagagagagacaacacaacactacataaagagagacaccacaacactacataaagagagacaccactacactacataaagagagacactacaacactacatagagagagacaccactacataaagagagacaccacaacactacataaagagagacactacaacactacataaagagagacctacgacaccactacactacataaagagagacaccacaacactacataaagagagacaccacaacactacataaagagagacaccacaacactacataaagagagacaccacaacactacataaagagagacaccacaacactacataaagagagacaccacaacactacataaagagagacaccacaacactacataaagagagacaacacaacactacataaagagagacctacgacaccactacactacataaagagagacaccacaacactacataaagagagacaccacaacactacataaagagagacaccacaacactacataaagagagacaccacaacactacataaagagagacaccacaacactacataaagagagacaccacaacactacataaagagagacaccacaacactacataaagagagagaccacaacactacataaagagagacaacacaacactacataaagagagacaccacaacactacataaagagagacaacacaacactacataaagagagacaccacaacactacatagagagagacaccacaacactacataaagagagacaccactacataaagagagacaccacaacactacataaagagagacaccacaacactacataaagagagacaccactacataaagagagacaccacaacactacataaagagagacaccacaacactacataaagagagacaccacaacactacataaagagagacaccacaacactacataaagagagacaccactacataaagagagacaccacaccactacataaagagagacaacaacactacataaagagagacaccacaacactacataaagagagacaccacaacactacataaagagagacctaagacaccactacataaagagagacctaacaacactacataaagagagacaccacaacactacataaagagagacaacacaacactacataaagagagacaccacaacactacataaagagagacaccacaacactacataaagagagacaccacaacactacataaagagagacaccacaacactacataaagagagacaccacaacactacataaagagagacaccacaacactacataaagagagacaccacaacactacataaagagagacaccacaacactacataaagagagacaacacaacactacataaagagagacaccacaacactacatagagagagacaccacaacactacataaagagagacctaagacaccactacataaagagagacctaacaacactacataaagagagacaccacaacactacataaagagagacaacacaacactacataaagagagacctaagacaccactacataaagagagacctaacaacactacataaagagagacaccacaacactacataaagagagacaacacaacactacataaagagagacaacactacactacataaagagagacaccactacactacatagagagagacaccacaacactacatagagagagacaacacaacactacataaagagagacaccactacactacatagagagagacaccacaacactacatagagtagacaccacaacactacataaagagagacaccactacactacataaagagagacaccacaacactacataaagagagacaccactacataaagagagacaccacaacactacataaagagagacaccacaacactacataaagagagacaccactacataaagagagacaccacaacactacataaagagagacaccacaacactacataaagagagacaccactacataaagagagacaccacaacactacataaagagagacaacactacataaagagagacaagacaccactacataaagagagacaccacaacactacataaagagagacaacactacataaagagagagacaccacaacactacataaagagagacaccacaacactacataaagagagacaccacaacactacataaagagagacaagacaacactacataaagagagacaccacaacactacataaagagagacaccacaacactacataaagagagacaccacaacactacataaagagagacaacacaacactacataaagagagacaccacaacactacataaagagagacaccacaacactagataaagagagacaacacaacactacataaagagagacaccactacataaagagagagacaccacaacactacataaagagagacaccacaacactacataaagagagacaccactacataaagagagacaacaacactacataaagagagacaacacaacactacataaagagagacaccacaacactacataaagagagacaacactacataaagagagacaccacaacactacataaagagagacaccacaacactacataaagacagacaccacaacactacataaagagagacaccacaacactacataaagagagacaacacaacactacataaagagagacaacacaacactacataaagagagacaccacaacactacataaagagagacaccacaacactacataaagagagacaacacaacactacataaagagagacaccacaacactacataaagagagacaccacaacactacataaagagagacaccacaacactacataaagagagacaccacaacactacataaagagagacaccacaacactacataaagagagacacaacactacataaagagagacaacacaacactacataaagagagacactacaacactacataaagagagacaagacaccacaacactacataaagagagacaccactacataaagagagagacaccacaacactacataaagagagacaccacaacactacataaagagagacaccactacataaagagagacaccacaacactacataaagagagacaccacaacactacataaagagagacaccacaacactacataaagagagacaccactacataaagagagacaccacaacactacataaagagagacaccactacataaagagagacaagacaacactacataaagagagacaccacaacactacataaagagagacaagacaacactacataaagagagacaagacaacactacataaagagagacaagacaacactacataaagagagacaccactacataaagagagacaccacaacactacataaagagagacaccacaacactacataaagagagacaccacaacactacataaagagagacaccacaacactacataaagacagacaccacaacactacataaagagagacaacacaacactacataaagagagacaccacaacactacataaagagagacaccactacataaagagagacaccacaacactacataaagagagacaccacaacactacataaagagagacaccactacactacataaagagagacaagacaacactacataaagagagacaagacaccactacataaagagagacaccacaacactacataaagagagacaacactacataaagagagacaagacaccactacataaagagagacaccacaacactacataaagagagacaacactacataaagagagagacaccacaacactacataaagagagacaccacaacactacataaagagagacaccacaacactacataaagagagacaagacaacactacataaagagagacaagacaacactacataaagagagacaagacaacactacataaagagagacaccactacataaagagagacaccacaacactacataaagagagacaccacaacactacataaagagagacaccacaacactacataaagagagacaccacaacactacataaagacagacaccacaacactacataaagagagacaacacaacactacataaagagacaccacaacactacataaagagagacaccactacataaagagagacaccacaacactacataaagagagacaccacaacactacataaagagagacaccactacactacataaagagagacaagacaacactacataaagagagacaagacaccactacataaagagagacaccacaacactacataaagagagacaagacaccactacataaagagagacaccacaacactacataaagagagacaacactacataaagagagagacaccacaacactacataaagagagacaagacaccactacataaagagagacaccacaacactacataaagagagacaacactacataaagagagagacaccacaacactacataaagagagacaacacaacactacataaagagagacaccacaacactacataaagagagacaacactacataaagagagacaccacaacactacataaagagagacaccacaacactacataaagacagacaccacaacactacataaagagagacaccacaacactacataaagagagacaacacaacactacataaagagagacaacacaacactacataaagagagacaccacaacactacataaagagagacaccacaacactacata containing:
- the LOC115146372 gene encoding cytotoxic T-lymphocyte protein 4-like; the encoded protein is MSLSLLTFLCLGLYLPVWNALRVTQPYRVVGFRGEVELFCSYHHTGRHEPEELRVTLYRGVYREGKQEVCTSSFTHNQTSFQVEGVEEVRCRGQLGPGRVNLTISGLRGNDTDLYYCGIEVMYPPPYLRRLGNGTLLFIPEEPGCSLPEAQRASDDGETSVRLALAGLVAANILMVISVVTFLLYQVLQRKRRFGGITPMISQNDGRFGYGNFQ